In Cyanobium sp. WAJ14-Wanaka, the following are encoded in one genomic region:
- a CDS encoding DUF1997 domain-containing protein, protein MPLAFSASQQLQLGVSHGAELLSGYLTQEERVVKALLDPSQLERLAPGRYRYCVTHLQLFHLQIHPVVELRTTSSPGELELEALDCELEGLGLVDDFKLTLHSSLRAGELGLEGEATLAVQVSQPALLKLIPAKVLEATGQSLLGGILLGIKNRVGQQLLADFRQWCQEQGPAG, encoded by the coding sequence ATGCCCCTGGCCTTCAGCGCCAGTCAGCAACTGCAACTTGGCGTGAGCCATGGGGCCGAGCTCCTATCTGGCTATTTGACCCAGGAAGAGCGGGTGGTTAAGGCCCTACTCGATCCGTCCCAATTGGAGCGGCTGGCCCCGGGGCGCTACCGCTATTGCGTGACCCATCTGCAGCTTTTTCACCTACAGATCCACCCCGTGGTGGAACTGCGCACCACCAGCAGCCCAGGTGAGCTGGAACTAGAGGCCCTTGATTGCGAACTGGAGGGGCTGGGGCTCGTGGACGACTTCAAGCTCACCCTGCACTCCTCTTTGCGGGCGGGGGAACTGGGCCTGGAGGGCGAAGCCACCCTGGCGGTCCAAGTGAGCCAGCCAGCCCTACTGAAATTAATTCCGGCCAAAGTGCTCGAAGCCACGGGCCAGTCGCTGCTGGGAGGCATTCTTCTGGGCATCAAAAACCGGGTGGGCCAGCAGCTTCTGGCCGATTTTCGCCAGTGGTGCCAGGAGCAGGGACCAGCCGGCTAG
- a CDS encoding ribonuclease HII, whose product MAPKSLADPWQGLDPALCAGVDEVGRGCVFGPVFAGAVVLPRAALGPLQAAGLTDSKKLSARKRAALVPQIQGRALAWALGQASAAEIDRVGIRLATERAMHRALQKLPGPPQLLLVDGVLPLRGWLGRQNTLVSGDRLCLAIAAASVLAKQARDALLMELDESYPGYGLGRHVGYGTAQHRSAIADLGPTPLHRRSFLRNWLSP is encoded by the coding sequence ATGGCCCCCAAGTCTCTGGCTGATCCTTGGCAGGGCCTTGATCCCGCCCTTTGCGCGGGGGTTGATGAGGTGGGTCGAGGTTGTGTGTTTGGCCCTGTGTTTGCTGGAGCGGTGGTCTTGCCTCGGGCAGCCCTGGGGCCCCTCCAGGCCGCTGGCCTGACCGACAGCAAGAAACTTTCTGCCCGTAAACGGGCCGCCCTAGTGCCCCAGATCCAGGGCAGGGCCTTGGCTTGGGCCCTGGGCCAGGCCTCAGCGGCTGAGATCGATCGGGTCGGTATCCGCCTGGCAACGGAGCGGGCCATGCACCGGGCCCTGCAAAAACTGCCGGGCCCGCCCCAGCTGTTGCTGGTCGATGGGGTGCTGCCCCTGCGGGGTTGGTTGGGACGGCAGAACACCCTGGTGTCTGGTGATCGGTTGTGTTTGGCCATAGCGGCAGCCAGCGTGCTGGCCAAGCAGGCCCGCGATGCCCTGTTAATGGAGCTGGATGAGAGCTACCCGGGCTATGGGTTGGGTCGGCATGTTGGCTATGGCACAGCCCAGCACCGCAGCGCCATCGCTGATCTGGGGCCGACACCACTGCATAGGCGCAGTTTCCTGCGCAATTGGCTGAGCCCCTAG